The Salvelinus fontinalis isolate EN_2023a chromosome 34, ASM2944872v1, whole genome shotgun sequence region gtacgctttgagagttcagtgtgccctgtccctgctccacgcactagtaggaaggtgcttatcattagcccggtgcctccagttccggcaccacgcaccaggtctacagtgcgccgtatccggccagagccatccgtctccccagcgccatctgagccatccgtctccccagcgccatctgagccatccgtctccccagcgccatctgagccatccgtctccccagcgccatctgagccatccgtctgccaggagcctgcaaagccgcccgtctgccatgagcctgcaaagccgcccgtctgccatgagcctacagagccatccgccagacaggagccgctagagccgtcagcccgacaggagccgctagagccgcccgccagacaggatctgccagagccgccaaccagacaggatctgccagagccgccaaccagacaggatctgccagagccgccaaccagacaggatctgccagagccgccaaccagacaggatctgccagagccgccagagagccatgagcagccagagccgtcagagagccatgagcagccagagccgtcagagagccatgagcagccagagccgtcagagagccatgagcagccagagccgtcagagagccatgagcagccagagccgtcagtgagccatgagcagccagagccgtcagagagccatgagcagccagagccgtcagagcgccatgagcgtcgagagccgtcagcctgccatgagcgtcgagagccgtcagcctgccatgagcgtcgagagccgtcagcctgccatgagcgtcgagagccgtcagcctgccatgagcgtcgagagccgtcagcctgccatgagcgtcgagagccgtcagcctgccatgagcgtagagagccgtcagtctgccatgagcgtcgagagccgtcagcctgcatggacctgccagagccgtccaaacaggacctgccagagtccttcagccgggatctgccccttgtcccggtgttgccccttgtcccggtgctgccccttgtcctggtgctgccccttgtcccggtgctgccccttgtcccggtgctgccccttgtcccggtgctgccccttgtcccggtgctgccccttgtcccggtgctgccccttgtcccggtgctgccccttattccagtgatggtccttatcctggtgctgccccttgttctggtgctgccccttgtcccggtgctaccctttgtcccggtgctgccccttgtcctggtgctagctgtttatttaggggaaggtagtgttagggtgggcattagaaggggtagaaagaagaggggagtgactatggtggtatggggacagcgtcctgaaccggaaccaccaccgtggtcaactgcccacccggaccctcccctggactttgtgctggtgcgcccggcgttcgcaccttggggggggggtactgtaacagtcctgacctatttatgttagtttttatgtgtttatggtcagggcatgtgttttgggtgggcagtctatgttatctgtttctatgttggtttcggtttgcctggtatggctcttgattagaggcaggtggtttgcattttcctctaatcaagagtcatatttaggtagggcattctcactgtttgtttgtgggtgattgtctcctgtgatgtcttcgttatgttcgatgtattcacttttggagctgtttggctgttcgttcgttttgatgtccgttcctgttcgtgagtttacgtttgtccatgtaagtttatgttcaggttccgttgtacgtcgttttgttattttgtaagttttgaaagtgtttgttttcgtgaccatcgtattaataataaagatggcatatttccctgactccgcatattggtctgaagatccttctctcctcacctcgtccgaggatgaggaaagcgtcagctcttacaataagtgtcctttagtagtggtttctttgcagcaatttgaccatgaaggcctgattcactccgTCTCCTCTGAaccgttgatgttgagatgtgttacttgaaccctgtgaagcatttatttgggctgcaacttCTGAGGCAGGTAACTctgatgaacttatcctttgcagcagaggtaactctgggtcttcctttcctgtgcggtccacatgagagccagtttcatcatagcgcctgatggtttttgcgactgcacttgaagaaactgtcaaagttcttgaaatgttttggattgactgaccttcatgtcttaaagtaatgatggactgttgtttctctttgcttatttgagctgttcttgccataatatgaacttggtattttaccaaatagggctatcttctgtataccaatccTATcatgtcataacacaactgattggctcaaacgcattaagaaggaaagaaattccacaaattaactttaaacaaggcacacctgttaattgaaatgcattccaggtgactacctcatgaagctggttgagagaatccctAGAgttttcaaagctgtcatcaaggcaaagggtggctactttgaaaaatataaaatgtaaaatatatttagatttgtttaacactttttttggttcctacattattccatatgtattatttcatagttttgatgtcttcactattattctacagtgtagaaaatagtacaaataaagaaaaaccctggaacgagtaggtgtgtccaaacttttgactagtactgaacatatacactaccgttcaaaagttttgggtcaaaaaagaaagaaaagtacattttctgtccattaaaataacatcaaattgatcagaaatacattgtagacattgttcatgttgtaaaggactattgtagctggaaacggcagattttctatggaatatctacagtacGTAGGCatgcagaggcccattatcagcaaccatcactcctgtgttccaatggcacgttgtgttagcttatccaagtttatgattttaaaaggctaattgatcattagaaaaaccttttgcaattatgttagcacagctgaaaactgttgctctgattaaagaagcaatacaattggccttctttagactagttgagtatctgaagcgtaagcatttgtgggttctattacaggatcaaaatggatagaaacaaagaactttcttctgaaactcgtcagtctattcttgttctgagaaataaaggctattccatgtgagaaattgccaagaaactgaagatctcgtacaacgctgtgtacctcccttcacagaacagcacaaactggctataccctgaatagaaagaggagtgggaggccccggtgcacaactgagcaagaggacaagtacattagagtgtctagtttgttttcagaaagttttcagacgcctcacaagtccttaactggcagcttcattaaatagtacccgcaaaacaccagtctcaacgtctacagtgaagaggcgactccgggatgctggtcttctaggcagagatgcaaagaaaaagccatatctcagactggctaataaaaataaaatattaagatgagcaaaagaacgcagacactggacagaggaactctgcctagaaggccagcatcccggagtcgcctcttcactgctgatgttgaaactggtgttttgcgggtactatttaatgaagctgccagttgaggacttgtgaggcgtctgaaaactttcagggaaccatagtaaaacatcCTCAGTACCTTCCTGAAACCTAAAAATGAACATTCCcagaacaaatcaaatcaattggatttgtcacatgcgccgaatacaacaggtgtagatcttacagtgaaatgcttacatacaagcccttaaccaacaaagcaGTTTAAAAaaacttctgttctcagaacatttaaataacatacatttttaccagtcaggaaacatatggcttcattcccagaaccaatgggaaaccaaaaacgtatGTTCCCACAAcctccaaggaaccaaatgtgcctGCAGGGTGATGGCCAATGAGCTCTTGACTTTACAAGGTGGTGAAACGCAGACTCAACTCATCTTGTTCAGCTCTAAGGATACTGTACATGTAAATGACTGCCAATAGAGTAGAGTGGGTGACTGCCTGGTCACTCAACCCTCATGGACGTCAATTGCTTTATCGTTTTACTGTCCTGATAGCAGCCAAGAGAAGAGCAGGGTAGGTGTAGGAAGAGATTATTGTCATGATCCATATCTGAAGTGTTGATAGGATGAGGATGATCATACTGATAGGATAAGTGTGGAATGTACAAGTGTTGTGTATTATGGGACGATCAAACCTCTGAAAGTGTGAAATATCTAGCTGATATTTTCCTGACGTTTACATAGTCTTTATGACAGTAGGCCTACCCATTTGGTGCCAGGTAGTTACCAAATACTGTATATTGAATTCTTGAATGTTCGTACTAGAAAGTACATATTGTTACCAAATAATTAAGTTAAATAAATGTACATGTTTTCAATGTCAATAAATAAGAACAATTATAACTAAAATCCTATTAAATACCAAGTTAGTACTAGTAGAAACAGTGCAACCCACATTTTAGTAGGCTACAGAGTACCCACCTTGGCTAGTCCTGCTCCTATCATCCCTCCACACATCTGAGCCAGTATGTAGGGGACCAGCAGTATGATGTTGAGACCCCCGatcagaaacacagacacagacactgctGGGTTGAAGTGCCCCCCActgcagagagagacatggaataATTGAATTACCCTAATACATTTGAATtaagttattttattttaaacaGTTCACAATAGTTTTTTATATGAGGCACATCctttagaaaacaaaacaaactattttAAATATAGAGGCATGTAGCAACAATAAAACCATAATAAGAAAAAATGCTGATGTAGATTGCCTCATCAAAATGGTACAAGTGTGATTTTAAAATTCTGTTGTGCATTTTAATAATCTAGTGTAGGCTACTTTGAAAGCACAGTCATAAAACTTCAAGTCAATGCTGATCAACAGATCAATTACAATTCTTCGTTTTTGCAATGCTTTTTTGCAATCTGTTACACATCAACATACTGCATGTTGAAAGCCTAGGAACAGACTCTTCTGTTGCTCTGCTAACATTTGAAAACCTGAGCATCAACTTCCCAGCTAGTCCCAAAACCTATACCATGTCATGGCCTGAAAAGTTGGCTATACcgcacaaacagatctaggaccagattATCACCTTCCAGCctctcaccccccacccccagagGGGCTCCCCAGCCTTACCTGATCTCCCCCAGCACGGCGATGACGATGCCCAGGGCCAGGCCGTGTGCCAGGGCCGGCTGCAGCCTCCCGGTGCCCTCCGTGTTCTCgatcacagacagacaccccacaAAGATAAACAGAGATGAACCCAGCAGCTCTGCCAGACAGGGCTGGATATAACGTTGGAACGCATCCCTGAACGGCTTGGTACCGCTGTTTCCATCTGTGGCTGGATCTGGACCTTTCCCCTCTGGCTGGATCACATTGATGTCCAGGTCCCAGAGCTCGGTCTTAGACTCATAGAGAGCCATGGTGTTGGGTTAGACTGTGTGAGACTGGAAACAGCCCATGGGTTGTTAGTGCTCTTAAGTCTAGAGGTTACGCAAGAGTGCTGATAAGGAataagaagggaggaggaggggtgaggtggatgaggaggagggaggtggaggaatgggaggaggaggaggtggagggccgAAGACAAGGCGGGAAGTGGAGGTGAGGGGCGGAGGTGGGGTGAAGATAGTGGAGGGGGGAGTTGATAAGTTATTTTCTTGGAATGGTCCAGATAGCTAGGCAGAGAAATGCTACCAGATCATCAAACGATGAGACAAAATGCAAGAAATGTTCAGATATTGTTCGCTTAAGTGATTACCGTTAAATGTAATACTCCATCATGACTTTTGGTTTAACTTCAAACATACTTGTCAGAACTTTGTATGGATAAAGAAATGCAATAAATCAATCACAATTATTTCCCCATGACTGTTATTATGAATAGTACTATGAATACTAGTTGTGAAATTAATAGCTTACATTTCAATATACATTATGCAGTTAGAATACAGGGACAGAAACCACGCTTCTGCAGATAGAGCTATTGCCTAAAATACAATAGAAGTGCAGCATAGAGGCTATGTGTCACAtcttaaatgtatgtagttctgtccttgtgctgttcttgtctattaatgttttgtattatgtcatgtttcatgttttgtgtggaccccaggaagagtagctgctgctatcgcaacagctaatggggatcctaataaaataccaaaatgaTGAGTGTGTTATAGGACATATGGATAGACAAGCGGCCTCATTATATGACTGTCTATATAAGTTGTCATTCTACATAACTACTGAATTACCATCAATCCACTtgtatatcagtggaggctgctgaggggaggacagctcataataatggttggaacggagcaaatggaatggcatcaaacacatggaaaccatgtgttagatgtgtttcataccattccacttattccgctccatccattaccacgagcccgtcctccccaattaaggtaccaccaacctcctgtgttgtaTATGTAATGTGACtgaaatatatctacataataaTCAGAATAACATATTACGATAACAATCTtttacatatacagtgccttgcaaaagcattcatcccccttggcgtttttcgtattttgttgcattacaacctgtaatttaaatggatttttatttggattccatgtaatggacatacaccaaatagtccaaattggtgaagtgaaatgaaaaaaattactgtttcaaaaaattctaaaaaaacaacaaactgaaaagtgatgtgtgcatatgtattcaccctctttgctatgaaccccctaaataagatctggtgcaaccaattaacttcagaagtcacataattaattaaataaagtccacctgtgtgcaatctaagtgtcacatgatctgtcacatgatctcagtatatttacacctgttatgAAAggacccagagtctgcaacatactaagcaaggggcaccaccaagcaagtggcaccatgaagaccaaggagctctccaaacaggtcagggacagagttgtggagaagtacagaacagggttgggttataaaaaaatatcagaaactttgaacatcccacggagcaccttTAAATCCAtaattaaaaaaagaaagaaaacatggcaccacaacaaacctgccaagagagggtcgcccaccaaaactcacagaccaggcaaggagggcattaatcagagaggcaacaaagagaccaaagataaccctgaaggagctgcaaagctccacagcagaggtTGAAGTATCTGTCCGTAGGACCACTTTATGCAGTACACTCTACAGAGCTGGGATTTATGGAAGACTGGCCAGAAAAAGCCAttccttaaagaaaaaaataagtaaacacatttggtgttcgccaaaaggcatgtgggagactccccaaacatatggaaggagGTACTCcagtcagatgagactaaaattgagctttttggccatcaaggaaaatgctgtctggcacaaacccaacacctctcatcacccaaagaacactatccccacagtgaagcatggtggtgtcagcatcatgctgtggggatgtttttcattggcagagactgggaaactggtctgaattgaaggaatgatggatgacgctaaatacagggaaattcttgaggaaaacctgtttcagtcttccagagatttgagactgggatggaggttcaccttccagcaggacaatgatcctaagcatactgctaaagcaacactcgagtggtttccaagacatttaaaagtTTCTCTGTAAACCACTGTGGTTTACAGAGAAacttttaaatgtcttggaatggcctagtcaaagcccagacctcaatccaattgagaatctgtggtatgacttaaagattgctgtacaccagtggaacccatctaacttgaaggagctggagcagttctaCCTTGAAGAAtcggcaaaaatcccagtggctagatgtgccaagcttatagagacataccccaagatacttgcagctgtaattgctgcaaatggtgactctacaaagtattgactttgggggggtaaatagttatgcacgctcaagttttctttttttgttgtcttatttatggtttgtttcacaagaaaaaatattatgcatcttcaaagtggtagttgttgtgtaaatcaaatgatacaacccccccccccccccccacccaaatctattttaattacaggttgtaaggcaacaaaataggaacaatgccaaggggggtgaatactttcgcaagacaCTGTACTTTTAGGTTATAGGTTTCATATAGAGCTATGAGTTTTCCTGACCACCTTACGTATAAATAGAATCTGGAGGTTTTCCTGGTCATGTCACCGggttaggaaaaactcctggccctattcATATGCCATCAAATAATGTTCATCCTACTTTTGAATACAAGGTCAGAAAATATAAACCTCTAAATTATACCACCACATAACATAAATTATAATATTATGCCTTGATAAAATAAAGGTCAGGTGAGAAACATAATTTTCTGGGAAACAGCAAGGACCAAAACAATGGATTTAGTGTTGGTCTAAATGGTCTAATCATTTGACATTGATATTAACCTCATAACTTGTTGATCTTTCCTGCTACTTGTTTGTCTTTCCGTCTTGGTGGGGGAGTTTTAGTGTATTGAATGTAATGACGAAACATGGAATCTTAGGCACAAATATTTCACTTCCTAGAAGGGTGAATTTCAAGTGTTAGGATGAATGTTTTCCACCACACATCAAGAATGTGACTTGAGTCTGAGGAGTCTTTTCATTCCTGAAGTACATTTTGTCCTTCAATAAGACTGTAAGAATGGAAACagctttaattaaaaaaaaaatatcatttAAAAGTCACATTTTTCAACCAAATTTCTATGAAACTGTGGGCACGTCTTCAAAGATCCATTTCAAAAACTCAAAAAACAAATGTATTCATTCAAGATATTCTAACATAGCAGTCAAACTTAAAGGGGTAGTTCAGCAATTTTATATATTTAGACATTTCTTTCCTTTCCTTGAAAGCAGTGTATGTATGGACAGTGAGCCAGTCCAAATAATTACCAACCTCAGAATTTTGGAATCAATTCCCCATCTCCTCCATTTAGCACTATATGTAGAAACTTGAAATTCACTCTCCAAGGTAGTGAAATATTTGTGCCTAAGATGACATATTTCATAATCAAACTCAATAAACTACTCCCCCACCAAGACAGAAATACATACAAGTATCAGAAGACAAATAAATAACGAGGTTATTATCAATGTCGAACGATTAGACCATTTAACATTGAGCCAATATGTAACATTTCCACCTGAAACTCAGTGTCTTACGTCAGATAGTGTGTCAATTCTGCCTGCACTGATGGGTTGAGTGCCAATCGTCGTGTGGGAGTGATGCCATCTGACGTAAGACAATGTCTGCAACTAAAACTAATTGCCAATTACATAACAGTAGTAGCAACGGAATAGAAGTCGTCGAGAATAAAACATACTTTTTAGAATGCTGCGTATTactgctaattagcattttcccCATAGCATTTAGCATTTTTTGTCTCTAGACTACTTTCAAGGTATGTAAACAAATATCATTATGTAACATCGCTGAACTATCCCTTTTAAAATAAACTATCCCATTGAAGGAAGACATTCCATTACAAATAAGTAAATACCTTCAAACTCTTCACTTTTTGAACCAGAGTTGAATTTTCTGATTCATACTTAAATGACCGGTTTCATTGATTTATCTGACAGTTAGTCTTTAATAAAGTTGACAGGTAAGTTGGCTGATAAAAATGTGGTTGCTATAGCTTTACCCGAGCTACACCTGTGGAGTGTGCCTCTTGTTTAGTAACAGTACTTATCGACTACTATAAGGCTGAAGAGCCCCACCACTTGGACAGGACCCCTGCTCAGAAACACCACGAGCCTGTCTGACAGGGGAACGTTGATAGTTAACTGGCACTTTGGGCTCCATTGGAAATGAATAGTCTAGCTCTGTTATTATGGCGTTATCACGTAATTAAGCTAATGAAAATCCATATCCAAACAGTAAAGAAGAGTGATGTTTTGTATTTCTCTGGACATTTCTAGGTATTTTTCGTCAATCTGAAGTAGACCGACGGTTGCCTAGAAGACCAAGAAGCCAACTGTGCCTGTCCTTCACCACCACCAAAGGGTGGCGCTCTGTTCTGTAGTCTTAGACTAGACCTTTTAGTAGGCTATACCCTCTTTATTAGAGCCAAGTACCACATCATATTTACCAGTTTGTCTTATGTGCGAACCACCCTCTTCATTGACTGAACTGTTCATTGTTTTTTATGCATCAACCTAAACTACTGTTTCTGTTTTCTAAATTTATTTCATCAGCCAAGTAGGCCTAGACTTACACATCAAATGACCATCTAATTATAGAGCTGAGGCAAAAACAGCAATCATGTGTCAGACTAAACCAGACAATTACACACCTAATTTTGTTCAAACAATCTTGAAAGGGAATGCAAATGAAATAGATGATGGACTGTCAGTGGATTATCTGTGCTGGCCGTTTCAATCTGTAGGTTGTTTTACTAGATTAGGTTGTGGATGAGATACACCACACCCCCACTCCACATCATgaagagaggagtggggggagGACCACATAGGGTCAGTTATAAGAAATACCTTGAACGTCAAAATGGACCTGAACTCAGTGACCACGGCCACAGTGGCAGATTACCGACAACTAACAGAGTTGAAGTCAATTTAATAAGACAATTAAAGTATTTAATAGATCATGTAATACAAATGTAAGAGTTAAAGAGTTTTTGGTATATCAATAGAATGATGGCTGTTACCACAAGgtaaggaccctgagactaaacacctccctctgcaactggatcctggacttcatgaagggctgcccccaggtggtaagggtaggcaacaacacatctgccacgctgatcctcaacactggggccactcagggctgtgtacttagtcccctcctgtactccctgttcacccacaacagtgtggccaaacacgactccaacaccatcattaagtttgctgacgacacaacagtggtaggcctgatcaccgacaacgatgagacagcctatagggaggaagtcagagatctggtagtgtggtgccaggacaaaaacctctccctcaatgtgagcaagacaaaggctctgatcgtggactacaggaaaaggctggccgaacaggcccccattaacatcgacggggccgtagtggagcgggtcgagagtttcaagttccttggtgtccacattaccaatgaactatcatggtctaaacacaccaagacagtcgttaagagggcacaacaacatattttcctcctcaggagactgaaaagatttgtcatgggtccccagatcctcaaaaagttctacagctgcaccatcaagagcatcctgaccggttgcatcaacgcctggtatggcaaatgctcggcatctgacagtaaggcactacagaaagtagtgcgtacggcccagtacatcactggggccaagcttcttgccatccaggacctatatactaggtggtgtcagaggaaagcccaaaagaTTGTCAGAGACTCATAGACACCAAGTCATAGACAGTtttttctgctaccgcacagcaagcggtaccagagcgccaagtctaggaccaaaaggctcctta contains the following coding sequences:
- the LOC129833648 gene encoding aquaporin-8-like; its protein translation is MALYESKTELWDLDINVIQPEGKGPDPATDGNSGTKPFRDAFQRYIQPCLAELLGSSLFIFVGCLSVIENTEGTGRLQPALAHGLALGIVIAVLGEISGGHFNPAVSVSVFLIGGLNIILLVPYILAQMCGGMIGAGLAKVISPSMNYAKVSGAAFNTVQADTQIVPATVAEVIMTLFLTMVVCMGAVNGRTRSLLAPLCIGLTVTADILAGGAVSGACMNPARAFGPAVVANYWSYHWIYWVGPMSGALLTASFIRLLLGDEKTRVLLM